In the genome of Ignavibacteriales bacterium, one region contains:
- the uvrB gene encoding excinuclease ABC subunit UvrB, whose product MSEKFELVSHYKPSGDQPEAIKQLEQGIRRGDKFQTLLGVTGSGKTFTISNVIAEINKPTLIISHNKTLAAQLYSEFKGFFPKNAVEFFISYYDYYQPEAYVVSSDLYIEKDFSVNEEIDRLRLKATTSLIEGRNDVLIVASVSCIYGIGAPQEYANQIIFLKKSQQIQRKKLLRELIDIHYVRNDSDFNRGTFRARGDVVEIIPAYQYDEAIRIEFWDDEIEKLSIIDSITGDVLKEVDSTPIYPAKYFVTNREQTQKAIYTIEEELDERLKYFRSQEKYLEAQRLEQRTKFDIEMMKEIGYCSGIENYSRHMDGRAAGSRPYNLFDYFPKDFLLIIDESHVTVPQLRAMYNGDRARKETLVEHGFRLPSALDNRPMKYDEFMSMLNQVIFVSATPSDYELEKSGGIIVEQIIRPTGLLDPEIEVRPIKGQIDDLIKEIRDRAARQERVLVTTLTKKMAEDLSDYLDKINIRVRYIHSDIDALERVEILRDLRLGEFDVLVGVNLLREGLDLPEVSLVAIIDADKEGFLRSERSLMQTAGRTARNVNGKVIMYADIITNSMKKTIDETNRRRILQIEYNEVNKITPQTVYKSMEEILSSTSIADVRKKEEKESFSFSKVAEPVLKYMSIDQKKDLIEQLTEQMYQAAKELEFERAAALKDEISRLKKQLG is encoded by the coding sequence ATGTCAGAAAAGTTTGAACTCGTTTCACATTACAAACCTTCCGGCGATCAACCTGAAGCAATTAAACAGCTTGAACAGGGAATCAGGAGAGGGGATAAGTTTCAGACGTTGCTTGGTGTAACAGGCAGCGGAAAAACATTCACAATCTCAAATGTCATCGCTGAAATTAATAAACCGACCCTGATAATCTCACATAATAAAACTCTTGCCGCTCAGTTGTACTCCGAGTTTAAAGGATTCTTTCCCAAAAATGCCGTGGAGTTTTTTATAAGCTACTATGACTATTATCAGCCGGAAGCTTATGTTGTATCGAGTGATCTTTATATAGAAAAAGATTTTTCAGTCAACGAAGAAATTGACAGGCTCAGACTCAAAGCAACAACCTCATTAATTGAAGGGCGCAACGATGTGCTTATTGTTGCGAGTGTAAGTTGTATTTATGGCATCGGTGCGCCTCAGGAATACGCAAATCAGATTATCTTTTTGAAAAAAAGTCAGCAGATTCAAAGGAAAAAACTTTTAAGAGAATTGATAGATATTCACTATGTCCGTAATGATTCAGACTTTAACCGCGGAACGTTCAGAGCCAGAGGTGATGTTGTTGAAATAATACCAGCTTATCAATATGATGAAGCAATAAGAATTGAATTCTGGGATGATGAAATTGAAAAACTTTCAATCATTGATTCAATCACAGGAGATGTGCTGAAAGAAGTTGATTCAACCCCGATCTATCCCGCAAAATATTTCGTTACAAACCGCGAGCAGACTCAAAAAGCTATTTATACCATTGAGGAAGAACTTGATGAACGATTAAAATATTTTCGTTCACAGGAAAAATATCTTGAAGCACAGCGTCTTGAACAGCGTACAAAATTTGATATAGAAATGATGAAAGAGATAGGATATTGTTCAGGTATAGAAAATTATTCACGACACATGGATGGACGTGCGGCTGGCTCAAGACCGTATAATCTTTTTGATTATTTCCCTAAAGACTTTTTATTGATAATTGATGAATCTCATGTAACCGTTCCGCAATTGCGTGCTATGTACAATGGCGACCGTGCAAGAAAAGAAACTCTTGTTGAACATGGTTTCCGTCTTCCATCAGCACTTGATAACAGACCGATGAAGTATGATGAGTTTATGAGCATGCTTAACCAGGTTATTTTTGTCAGCGCGACACCCTCTGATTATGAACTTGAAAAAAGCGGCGGTATAATTGTTGAACAGATTATTCGTCCTACAGGTCTTCTTGATCCTGAAATTGAAGTCCGCCCGATCAAAGGACAGATCGATGATCTTATAAAAGAAATAAGAGACCGTGCGGCAAGACAGGAAAGAGTTCTTGTTACGACTCTTACAAAAAAAATGGCAGAAGATCTTTCCGATTATCTTGATAAAATAAATATCCGGGTGCGTTACATTCATAGTGATATTGATGCGCTTGAACGCGTTGAAATACTCCGTGATCTTCGTCTGGGTGAATTTGATGTGCTCGTTGGTGTTAACCTGTTAAGAGAAGGACTTGATCTTCCTGAAGTTTCACTTGTTGCAATTATCGATGCCGACAAAGAAGGGTTTTTAAGAAGTGAAAGATCATTAATGCAGACCGCAGGAAGAACAGCAAGGAATGTGAACGGCAAAGTGATTATGTACGCTGATATAATTACTAATTCCATGAAAAAAACAATTGATGAGACTAACAGAAGAAGAATCCTTCAGATTGAATACAACGAAGTGAATAAGATTACACCGCAAACGGTTTATAAAAGTATGGAAGAAATTCTTTCTTCAACTTCAATTGCTGATGTAAGAAAGAAGGAAGAAAAAGAGAGCTTCAGTTTTTCAAAGGTAGCTGAGCCTGTTTTAAAGTATATGAGTATTGACCAGAAAAAAGATTTGATTGAACAACTGACCGAACAAATGTACCAGGCGGCAAAAGAACTTGAGTTTGAAAGAGCGGCAGCATTAAAAGATGAAATTTCCCGTTTGAAAAAACAACTGGGTTGA
- a CDS encoding tRNA-(ms[2]io[6]A)-hydroxylase has translation MLCLKNSTNDEWIRTAISNIDAVIMDHAHCEKKAAGTGMSLLSSYPEYTEISLTMSDLIEEEIGHYRSVIQILNSKGITLGKDKGDPYVKELMTHLRTSEPGRMLDRLIVSGLIEARSCERLQLLGENIPDDELKEFYKDLAASEAGHYVTFIKLAKLYFDDKEVQVRLDELSTIEAKIVKRLPNHPSIHG, from the coding sequence ATGTTGTGTCTGAAAAATTCTACTAATGATGAATGGATAAGGACTGCGATATCAAACATTGATGCAGTCATTATGGATCATGCGCATTGTGAGAAGAAAGCTGCAGGAACAGGAATGAGTCTTTTGTCCAGCTATCCTGAGTATACTGAGATCTCGTTAACAATGTCAGATCTGATTGAAGAAGAAATCGGGCATTACCGGTCAGTAATTCAGATTCTGAATTCAAAGGGAATCACTCTCGGCAAGGATAAAGGCGATCCTTATGTAAAAGAATTGATGACACACCTTAGGACAAGTGAACCAGGACGAATGCTTGACAGGCTGATTGTATCGGGTCTTATAGAAGCAAGATCATGTGAACGGCTGCAACTGCTGGGGGAAAACATCCCTGATGATGAACTTAAAGAATTTTATAAAGACCTCGCAGCATCGGAGGCGGGCCACTATGTTACATTTATTAAATTAGCAAAGCTTTATTTTGATGATAAGGAAGTTCAGGTTAGACTTGATGAACTCTCTACTATTGAAGCAAAAATCGTCAAACGACTTCCGAATCATCCTTCTATTCACGGATAA
- a CDS encoding T9SS type A sorting domain-containing protein encodes MGPAPGERRLLMGFGPITFAPGDTQEVVIAIIIARGSDNIQSVAELKKKAITVQKFFDLYQPELVNIHYEYPKPEYYYIGQNYPNPFNPSTKIKYELPVSGLVTLKVYDILGNVVETLVNQEQTAGEYEVEFKSEGLASGIYFYQISSREFTRTKKMILQR; translated from the coding sequence ATGGGTCCAGCTCCAGGTGAGCGTCGTCTGTTAATGGGTTTCGGCCCAATAACTTTTGCCCCGGGAGATACACAGGAAGTTGTAATTGCGATAATTATAGCTCGAGGTTCAGACAATATTCAAAGTGTGGCAGAGTTAAAGAAAAAAGCCATTACAGTTCAAAAGTTCTTTGATCTGTACCAGCCGGAATTGGTCAATATCCACTATGAGTATCCAAAGCCGGAATATTATTACATCGGTCAGAATTATCCAAACCCGTTCAACCCAAGCACAAAGATAAAGTATGAGCTGCCGGTTTCGGGACTTGTTACACTTAAAGTCTATGACATTCTCGGTAATGTAGTAGAAACTCTTGTTAATCAGGAACAAACTGCGGGAGAGTATGAAGTCGAGTTCAAATCAGAAGGACTGGCTTCGGGTATCTATTTTTATCAGATCAGTTCACGAGAATTCACCCGAACAAAGAAGATGATCCTGCAAAGATGA
- a CDS encoding class I SAM-dependent methyltransferase — protein MSKKLNLGCGKDIKEGYINIDIVDYGGNMIHDINTFPYPFEANTFDEIYASHVLEHIDNFNKTLTELYRILKPNGLLIVYAPFFLNTKYFGDPDHKIPFSIRTFDNYEYIGNKKLKFYEKWKLNHRTNYETGAQFEVLEKKFITSHFSALKWMDIIVNIEPVMYERFFSGIFSPEEVYFKLRAVKNG, from the coding sequence TTGAGTAAAAAACTAAATCTCGGCTGCGGAAAGGATATTAAAGAAGGTTACATCAATATTGATATTGTTGATTATGGCGGCAATATGATCCACGACATCAACACATTCCCGTACCCTTTTGAAGCGAACACATTTGATGAAATCTATGCGTCGCATGTTCTTGAGCATATAGATAACTTTAATAAAACTCTTACAGAACTTTACAGGATTCTAAAACCAAACGGGTTGCTGATAGTCTATGCGCCATTTTTTCTTAATACAAAATATTTTGGTGACCCGGACCATAAGATTCCATTTTCAATAAGAACGTTTGATAACTATGAATATATAGGAAACAAGAAACTTAAGTTTTATGAGAAATGGAAATTAAATCACCGCACAAACTATGAAACCGGTGCGCAATTTGAAGTGCTGGAGAAAAAATTTATCACATCTCATTTCTCAGCTTTAAAGTGGATGGATATTATCGTAAACATTGAACCTGTTATGTATGAAAGATTTTTCTCCGGAATTTTTTCGCCTGAAGAAGTTTATTTTAAACTTAGAGCAGTTAAAAATGGTTAA
- a CDS encoding methylated-DNA--[protein]-cysteine S-methyltransferase, whose amino-acid sequence MITNTYQSSFVIQGIPFTALTSHRGLKKIFIGNYDKLISNDAIKLQQDDPYMLGVYNQVKEYFNRERKEFDIPLDIEGTEFQIKVWDELIKIPYGVTISYKQLAERTGDVYAVRAVGKANGSNPIPVIIPCHRVIEANGKLGGYSAGINIKDRLLKLEGSLSLELFEVA is encoded by the coding sequence ATGATCACAAATACTTATCAATCGTCTTTTGTCATTCAGGGAATTCCCTTCACTGCTTTAACATCCCACAGAGGATTAAAAAAAATATTTATTGGTAATTATGATAAATTGATTTCAAATGATGCGATAAAACTTCAACAGGATGATCCTTATATGCTGGGTGTTTACAATCAGGTTAAAGAATATTTTAACAGGGAAAGAAAAGAGTTTGATATACCACTTGATATTGAAGGCACGGAATTTCAAATAAAAGTGTGGGATGAATTAATTAAAATTCCGTATGGCGTAACAATATCATATAAACAATTAGCTGAACGAACCGGTGATGTTTATGCAGTAAGGGCTGTCGGTAAAGCTAATGGATCAAACCCTATCCCCGTAATAATTCCTTGTCACAGAGTGATTGAAGCAAATGGAAAACTTGGTGGTTATTCTGCAGGGATTAATATTAAAGACAGGTTACTAAAACTTGAAGGAAGTCTGAGTCTTGAATTGTTTGAAGTCGCTTAA
- a CDS encoding septal ring lytic transglycosylase RlpA family protein: protein MFLILVMISLVGFTIVKSEKTVSAEPVMDTETIPVNEEENLPNTSLIDFTSIGDMKASWYGPGFHGKITANGEIYDQMAYTAAHKKLKFGTLLKITNPKNEKSVIVRINDRGPYIHGRQLDLSKAAAIELGILRKGVAKLKVEEITLKGVNFPVITLN from the coding sequence ATGTTCTTAATCTTGGTTATGATATCACTGGTCGGATTCACAATTGTTAAGTCAGAAAAGACGGTCTCAGCAGAACCGGTGATGGATACAGAAACAATTCCAGTTAATGAAGAAGAGAACTTACCCAATACATCATTGATCGACTTTACCAGCATAGGCGACATGAAAGCTTCTTGGTACGGACCTGGATTTCACGGTAAAATAACTGCAAATGGTGAAATTTATGATCAAATGGCGTATACAGCAGCACACAAAAAACTAAAATTTGGCACTTTATTGAAGATTACTAATCCGAAAAATGAAAAATCGGTTATAGTAAGAATCAATGACCGCGGACCTTACATTCACGGCAGACAGCTTGATCTATCCAAAGCAGCTGCAATTGAACTAGGGATACTCCGTAAAGGTGTTGCCAAATTAAAAGTCGAGGAGATCACACTAAAGGGAGTCAATTTCCCTGTTATAACATTAAATTGA
- a CDS encoding lysine 2,3-aminomutase, with amino-acid sequence MISPRKMKFYNLRNIDQVPQIKYLSNDERFALEVVANVLPFRTNNYVVEELIDWSNIPADPIYQLTFMQKEMLTENQFNRMADALREKAPPGKIKELADEIRLELNPHPSGQMTINVPSMEDEPVPGVQHKYKETCLIFPSTAQTCHAYCTFCFRWAQFVGMNDLKFATDESNKFQNYIREHKEISDILVTGGDPMIMSAANLKAYLEPLLNPEFEHVRSIRIGTKSVAYWPYKFVTDKDADIILKLFERIVKSGKHLAIMGHYNHWVELSTDIAREAIKRIRNTGAQIRTQSPLIKHINDDPDVWAKMWKDQVKLGCIPYYFFIERNTGAKAYFSIPLHKAYNIFREAYSKVSGLSRTVRGPSMSALPGKVAIEGISEVNGEKVFVLTLLQGRNPDWVKRPFFAKYDKRAAWLTDLKPAFGAEKFFYQDEMNEIVRRGVGQIYFDKQTEPVSAGLVA; translated from the coding sequence ATGATTAGCCCAAGAAAAATGAAGTTTTACAATCTGAGGAATATTGATCAGGTCCCTCAAATAAAATATCTGAGTAATGATGAACGTTTTGCACTGGAAGTTGTTGCTAATGTCTTACCATTCAGAACAAACAATTATGTAGTTGAAGAACTTATTGATTGGAGTAACATACCTGCCGACCCAATATACCAGCTGACGTTTATGCAGAAAGAAATGCTCACCGAGAATCAATTCAATCGTATGGCTGATGCGTTAAGGGAGAAGGCGCCGCCAGGGAAAATAAAAGAATTGGCTGATGAGATCAGATTAGAACTCAATCCTCACCCCAGCGGTCAAATGACCATCAACGTACCCTCAATGGAAGATGAACCTGTACCCGGCGTTCAACATAAATACAAAGAAACCTGTTTAATATTTCCTTCAACCGCGCAGACATGTCATGCTTACTGCACATTCTGTTTCAGATGGGCTCAGTTTGTTGGAATGAATGATTTAAAGTTCGCGACTGATGAATCAAATAAATTCCAGAATTATATCAGAGAGCATAAAGAAATTTCAGATATACTTGTTACCGGTGGTGATCCGATGATAATGAGTGCGGCAAATCTTAAAGCATATCTTGAACCGTTACTTAATCCGGAATTCGAACATGTAAGATCAATACGTATCGGGACTAAATCCGTTGCTTACTGGCCTTACAAGTTTGTAACTGATAAGGATGCGGATATCATTCTAAAACTATTTGAACGAATTGTTAAATCAGGTAAACATCTTGCAATTATGGGGCATTACAATCACTGGGTTGAACTATCCACAGATATCGCAAGAGAAGCTATTAAAAGAATAAGAAATACCGGGGCGCAAATAAGAACACAATCCCCTTTGATAAAACATATTAACGATGATCCTGATGTATGGGCAAAGATGTGGAAAGATCAGGTAAAGCTTGGATGTATTCCATATTATTTTTTCATTGAAAGAAATACCGGAGCTAAAGCGTATTTCTCAATTCCGCTTCATAAAGCTTACAACATTTTCAGAGAAGCATATTCAAAAGTATCGGGATTAAGCAGAACAGTAAGAGGTCCATCGATGTCTGCATTACCGGGTAAAGTTGCTATCGAAGGAATTTCAGAAGTAAACGGTGAAAAAGTTTTTGTGCTTACATTATTGCAGGGAAGAAATCCTGATTGGGTTAAACGCCCCTTCTTTGCAAAGTATGATAAACGCGCTGCGTGGCTGACTGATCTAAAACCGGCTTTCGGTGCTGAAAAGTTCTTCTACCAGGATGAGATGAATGAAATTGTCAGAAGAGGAGTAGGTCAGATTTATTTTGATAAACAAACCGAACCTGTATCGGCTGGATTAGTAGCGTAG
- the truA gene encoding tRNA pseudouridine(38-40) synthase TruA — MIPQKNSAKNSRKFKLYIEYDGTRYSGWQKQQNARTVQGELLKSATKVFGKERVDIQGSGRTDSGVHAICQVAHLEVKTMLAPEIIRMKMNDNLPYDINILEIEKANPNFHARHDAVSRVYLYQVSTRRTAFGKNYVWWIKDKLNLKAMESAAALFQGMHDFYSFCEKDPEEKSTKVLIEGIELITEGDLILFRITGSHFLWKMVRRIIGVLIEVGRGKLNESKIHDFLNRQSNEPAKYTAPPSGLFLYRVDYSKSSIKENLQSVLPAKPFQTQLHSGK; from the coding sequence ATGATCCCTCAAAAAAATTCCGCAAAGAATTCCAGGAAATTCAAACTTTATATTGAATATGATGGAACACGTTACAGCGGCTGGCAAAAACAGCAAAACGCGAGAACGGTTCAGGGGGAATTATTAAAATCCGCAACGAAAGTATTTGGTAAAGAACGGGTAGATATCCAGGGTTCAGGAAGAACTGACAGCGGTGTGCATGCAATTTGTCAGGTCGCACATCTGGAAGTGAAAACAATGCTTGCACCAGAAATTATCAGGATGAAAATGAATGATAATCTTCCTTACGATATTAATATCCTTGAAATTGAAAAAGCAAACCCAAATTTTCACGCACGCCATGATGCAGTAAGCAGGGTATATCTTTACCAGGTTTCAACAAGAAGAACCGCCTTTGGAAAGAATTATGTCTGGTGGATAAAAGATAAATTAAATTTAAAGGCAATGGAATCAGCGGCTGCATTATTTCAGGGTATGCATGATTTCTATTCATTTTGTGAAAAGGATCCGGAAGAAAAATCAACCAAGGTATTGATAGAAGGTATTGAACTAATAACTGAAGGAGATCTTATACTCTTCCGGATTACAGGCTCACACTTTCTTTGGAAAATGGTAAGAAGAATTATTGGAGTTCTTATTGAAGTTGGAAGAGGGAAATTGAACGAATCAAAGATTCACGATTTCCTAAACCGGCAAAGTAATGAACCAGCTAAATACACAGCTCCTCCTTCAGGACTTTTCCTTTATAGAGTAGACTACAGTAAATCATCGATAAAAGAAAATTTACAATCAGTACTCCCTGCTAAACCATTTCAAACCCAGCTGCATTCCGGCAAATAA
- a CDS encoding porin family protein, translating to MKKSIFTILITIVFSSLTFSQLSVKVGGGLGYVTPSGDYSGNTTEFYNGTKYGLSSGFNLHLKAKVEVLSISLKGELDYSSFSNDGNATSTQDKVELSHKILSLRVGPEFKINIPMVPITPYVDANVAFNTISGEVSFQGVQRVPSRTYEIPSESRIGFGFGGGVEISLGPVMTLDAGIHYNLVNPIGKEYKSVPSFDRVDAYTSLNDEKDPLYNSSDDKTVVANARSINNLQFTLSVLFGF from the coding sequence ATGAAAAAATCCATTTTTACTATCCTGATCACAATTGTTTTCTCGTCGTTAACTTTTTCCCAATTGTCAGTCAAAGTCGGAGGCGGTTTAGGTTACGTAACACCTTCAGGGGATTATAGCGGGAATACAACGGAATTTTATAATGGTACCAAGTACGGGTTAAGTTCCGGTTTCAATCTTCACCTGAAGGCAAAAGTTGAAGTCTTATCAATCTCATTAAAGGGAGAGCTGGATTATTCAAGCTTCTCAAATGACGGTAATGCGACATCCACACAGGATAAGGTTGAACTTTCACATAAGATTTTGTCTTTGAGAGTCGGACCTGAATTCAAAATAAATATTCCAATGGTTCCAATAACTCCATACGTTGACGCAAATGTGGCATTTAACACAATTTCCGGGGAAGTTTCATTCCAGGGAGTTCAAAGAGTGCCGAGCAGAACCTACGAGATTCCATCCGAATCCCGGATCGGGTTTGGTTTCGGTGGAGGTGTCGAAATCTCCTTAGGCCCGGTTATGACTCTTGATGCAGGTATCCACTATAACCTGGTTAACCCGATTGGCAAAGAATATAAAAGCGTACCCTCATTTGACAGAGTTGATGCCTATACTTCTTTAAACGATGAAAAAGATCCGCTCTACAATTCTTCAGATGATAAAACTGTGGTTGCGAATGCGAGAAGCATTAATAACCTTCAGTTTACGCTTTCTGTATTATTCGGGTTCTAA
- the plsY gene encoding glycerol-3-phosphate 1-O-acyltransferase PlsY has product MFLLATIIILSYLIGSIPTSIIVSKAVKGIDIREHGSGNAGGTNVMRVLGWKHGIFVIMLDALKGVLAVVIVARLHYGSMPFENATPFDDFTLVQIIAGIAAVIGHIWTVFAGFKGGKGIATALGMLLMIITVDMLIAVGVFVLVVTISRYVSLGSILGAITVPVALVVRENIFNVDIPGYHTLLPFVIAVSLLVIFTHKKNITRLLNGSESKLSFAKKK; this is encoded by the coding sequence ATGTTTCTATTAGCAACAATAATTATCCTCTCATATTTAATTGGTTCCATACCTACAAGTATAATCGTATCAAAAGCAGTTAAAGGAATTGATATCCGTGAACATGGAAGCGGTAATGCGGGCGGAACAAATGTTATGCGGGTGCTTGGCTGGAAACATGGAATTTTTGTAATAATGCTTGACGCACTTAAAGGTGTACTTGCAGTTGTTATTGTTGCAAGACTTCATTACGGTTCAATGCCTTTTGAAAACGCAACACCGTTTGATGATTTTACATTGGTTCAGATAATTGCCGGTATCGCCGCTGTTATCGGACATATATGGACAGTCTTTGCAGGATTTAAAGGCGGGAAAGGAATTGCAACCGCACTCGGCATGTTACTGATGATCATAACTGTTGATATGCTTATTGCTGTTGGTGTATTTGTTCTTGTTGTTACAATTTCAAGATATGTTTCTCTTGGTTCTATACTCGGAGCTATTACTGTTCCTGTTGCGCTTGTAGTAAGGGAAAATATTTTCAATGTAGATATTCCCGGATATCACACACTTCTTCCTTTTGTAATTGCTGTTTCACTTCTTGTTATCTTTACACACAAAAAAAATATAACAAGACTTTTAAATGGCAGCGAAAGCAAACTTAGCTTTGCTAAAAAGAAATAA
- a CDS encoding NifU family protein, with translation MLMVEDVDLTPNPHALKFILNEKLLTAETRQFPDKQSAQDDPFANGIFEIDGVVSVFYMDKFVTIEKSKQHNWGQIQRPFIEFIKNFDKAQIPAEKEIKSLDENASELLKQINQLLDQRVRPALAGDGGGLEVLGLNGFTVTIRYQGACGSCPSSISGTLNAIEGLLKRDVNPALEVVAG, from the coding sequence ATGTTAATGGTAGAAGACGTTGATTTAACCCCAAACCCGCATGCATTAAAATTTATTCTGAATGAAAAATTATTAACTGCTGAAACAAGACAATTCCCTGATAAACAATCCGCACAGGATGACCCTTTCGCAAATGGTATTTTTGAAATTGACGGAGTTGTTTCTGTTTTTTATATGGACAAATTTGTTACGATTGAAAAATCCAAACAGCATAACTGGGGACAAATACAAAGACCTTTTATCGAGTTCATTAAAAATTTTGATAAAGCACAAATACCTGCTGAGAAGGAAATAAAGTCTCTCGACGAAAATGCAAGTGAGTTATTAAAACAAATAAATCAATTGCTTGATCAGAGAGTTCGTCCCGCACTGGCTGGTGATGGCGGCGGACTTGAAGTATTAGGTTTAAATGGATTTACAGTCACGATTCGTTACCAGGGTGCTTGCGGAAGCTGCCCGAGTTCAATTAGCGGAACGCTTAATGCAATTGAAGGATTACTTAAACGAGATGTTAACCCTGCACTCGAAGTTGTTGCAGGCTAA
- a CDS encoding DUF423 domain-containing protein — protein sequence MNTDKKIIFTGGVFGFFGVALGAFGAHGLKNLLTPELLEVFRTGVLYQLIHSVVILAIGLSGRKEFNVAAIFMSVGIILFSFSLYAYTLSGVKIIAMITPVGGVSFLVGWLLIIIKAVHNKTIS from the coding sequence ATGAATACAGATAAAAAAATAATTTTTACAGGGGGAGTATTTGGATTTTTCGGAGTTGCATTAGGTGCCTTTGGCGCTCACGGATTAAAGAATCTCCTGACTCCTGAACTTCTGGAAGTTTTCAGGACTGGTGTATTGTATCAACTAATTCACTCAGTTGTAATTCTAGCGATTGGCTTATCCGGCAGAAAAGAGTTTAACGTTGCTGCAATATTTATGAGCGTGGGTATTATTTTGTTTTCGTTTTCACTTTATGCTTATACTTTGTCGGGAGTTAAAATAATTGCAATGATTACTCCGGTTGGCGGAGTATCATTTCTTGTTGGCTGGCTTCTGATAATCATTAAAGCCGTTCATAATAAAACTATTAGTTAA
- a CDS encoding NAD(P)H-dependent glycerol-3-phosphate dehydrogenase translates to MKISVLGAGGWGTTLAVLLHYNGHNVTLWEYKKNYAKTLDKKRVNDLYLPGIQIPDEININHDLEESTSDKNMIVLAVPSQFLRSVVEKTKLSNIKNSLLVSVAKGIEKKSLLTMSQMLKDVFPSLDEQQIGVLSGPSHAEEVSRRIPTAVVAASNSAETSKSIQAAFITSYFRVYASTDILGVELGGAFKNVIAIGAGIIDGAKFGDNTKAAIMTRGIAEISRLGVAMGSQPETFAGLSGMGDLIVTCMSRHSRNRYVGEQIGAGKKLKEVLKTMTMVAEGVETSRSASQLSKSYEVETPITDEVYKILFEDKDPVKATTDLMTRDMKME, encoded by the coding sequence ATGAAAATTTCTGTGCTTGGTGCAGGAGGATGGGGAACTACTCTTGCAGTTCTTCTTCATTATAACGGACATAATGTTACTCTGTGGGAGTATAAAAAGAACTACGCAAAAACTCTCGATAAAAAAAGAGTAAACGATCTTTATCTTCCCGGCATTCAAATCCCTGATGAAATAAATATAAATCATGATCTTGAGGAATCAACTTCTGATAAGAACATGATCGTGCTTGCAGTGCCTTCCCAGTTTTTAAGAAGTGTTGTTGAAAAAACAAAACTATCTAACATTAAAAACTCTTTACTTGTTAGTGTTGCAAAAGGAATTGAAAAAAAATCTCTGCTCACAATGTCGCAAATGTTAAAAGATGTTTTCCCTTCACTTGATGAACAGCAGATAGGAGTTTTATCAGGACCAAGTCACGCCGAAGAAGTAAGCAGAAGAATTCCAACTGCGGTTGTTGCTGCATCAAATAGTGCGGAGACGTCCAAATCAATACAGGCGGCGTTTATTACTTCGTACTTCAGGGTGTATGCATCAACTGATATACTTGGTGTTGAACTTGGAGGCGCATTTAAAAATGTGATCGCGATTGGAGCGGGAATTATCGACGGCGCAAAATTCGGAGATAATACTAAAGCCGCTATAATGACAAGAGGCATTGCAGAAATTTCCCGGCTCGGTGTTGCAATGGGTTCGCAGCCGGAAACATTTGCCGGACTTTCAGGAATGGGCGATCTTATTGTTACATGCATGAGCCGCCACAGCAGGAACAGGTATGTAGGTGAACAAATCGGCGCGGGCAAAAAACTAAAAGAAGTTTTAAAAACAATGACAATGGTTGCTGAAGGAGTTGAAACAAGCAGATCAGCATCACAGCTTTCAAAATCTTACGAAGTTGAAACACCGATCACAGATGAAGTTTATAAAATTCTTTTTGAAGATAAAGATCCAGTCAAAGCCACAACTGATCTTATGACCCGCGATATGAAGATGGAGTGA